One Rosa chinensis cultivar Old Blush chromosome 5, RchiOBHm-V2, whole genome shotgun sequence genomic region harbors:
- the LOC112202588 gene encoding uncharacterized protein LOC112202588: protein MHQHHEGQWINEAAEQTGKKMLAELNQTKEKLAEVLGAASLDEIEVPVSMQLDILANGIGVAKGRGIRGLGYGPRKEPVHYSESEKSANASVTKQKVIELTATVEKLLRQINHIEEQLATVEGYTIHHSSDDDDDGDDGDYDDGDDDDVNIYGDEEEGAD, encoded by the exons ATGCATCAACATCATGAAGGTCAGTGGATCAACGAAGCAGCTGAACAAACTGGG AAGAAAATGTTAGcagaattgaatcaaacaaaggagaaGTTAGCTGAAGTCCTTGGGGCTGCCTCACTTGATGAAATAGAAGTTCCCGTCTCTATGCAGTTGGATATCTTGGCAAATGGCATTGGGGTTGCAAAGGGTAGAGGCATTCGCGGTCTGGGCTATGGTCCACGGAAGGAACCCGTCCATTATTCTGAGAGTGAAAAATCTGCAAATGCTTCCGTGACAAAACAAAAGGTGATTGAGCTGACAGCCACGGTGGAAAAGCTTTTGAGGCAGATCAATCACATAGAAGAGCAACTTGCTACTGTTGAAGGGTATACTATTCATCATTccagtgatgatgatgatgatggggaTGATGGTGATTATGATGatggagatgatgatgatgtgaaTATCTATGGGGATGAAGAAGAGGGTGCAGACTAG